Below is a window of Brachyspira hampsonii DNA.
TTTAGAAAGATTAAGAACTCAATTAAAAAATAATTCTGAATTAAAATATGATAAAAAAGATATAATTAAATTATGCGAAGTTGAAATAAAAAAGAAAGCAAACCTCACAATAAAAAAAGTCATAAATGCTACAGGAACTATAATGCATACTAATTTAGGAAGATCTCCAATAGACGCAGAAATTTGGGATAGTGTAAGAGAATTGAATATAAACAGCAATAATCTTGAATATAATATTAATAATGAATCAAGAGGAATGAGAGGAGAGTTCATATATTCACTTTTAAGAAAAATAACAGGTGCAGAAGATGCTTTAGTGGTTAATAATAATGCTGCAGCAGTATTTCTAATATTAACAGCTTTGGCATCTGATAAAGAAGTCATAGTTGCGAGAGGAGAGCAGGTACAAATTGGAGGAGGATTTAGAATACCTGATATATTAAAAGAAGCATCTGCCAAACTTGTAGAAATCGGCACTACAAATATAGTAGATATAAAAGATTATAAAGAAGCTATAACAGAAAATACTGCTATGATATTAAAAGTACATACTTCAAATTTTAAAATAAGAGGCTTTGTAAAATTTCCTTCATTAAAAAAGTTGAGAGAAACTATACCTGATAATATACCATTAGTTTATGATGAGGGTGCTGGAATATTTGATGAAAGTATTAGCGAAGAAGAACATATAAAATCTGCATTAAAAAGCGGCGCCGATTTAGTATGCTTTTCAGGCGATAAAATGTTTTCAAGTGTGCAGGCTGGAATCATAGTAGGAAAGAAAAAATATATAGAAAAAATATACAAACATCCTTTAATGAGAGCTTTCAGATGCGGAAAAACAGTACTGTCAATATTAGAAAAAAGTATCATAAAAAGATTGAATACTGAAGGCAATTTCAAAGGATACTGTGAAACTTTATTGAGTATAGACAAGGAAATGATAAAACAAAAGGCTTTAAAAATCATAGAAAATATTGAAGGTTTTGAAGTTGTTGAGGAAGATATAGAAACAGGAGGAGGTGCTATGCCTGATACTTTTTATCCTTCTTATGCAATAAGTTTTAAACCTAAGGATATAAAAGTCGTAATTAAGTTTATGCATAATTTAGATGTGCCTATTATACCAAAAGTAAAGAAAGATTCAGTACTTATATATGTAATAACTATAAATGATGAAGATATAAATTATATAAAAGAAGTTTTAAAAAAGATAAAAGATACTAGTTTTTAATATTTAAATATATTTGAAATATATAGATTTAATAATAAAGTTACAAGCAAATTCATCACTAGCAATAATAGGATTTAATTATGAATAAAATAATAGGAACTGCTGGGCATGTTGACCATGGTAAATCTCAATTAATAAAAGCATTAACAGGAATTTCTATGATGAGGCTTCCTGAAGAAAAACAAAGAGGGATGACTATTGATTTAGGTTTTGGTTTTTTCAAGCCTAATGATGATATTACAATAGGAGTAATAGATGTACCCGGACATGAAAGGTTTATAAGAAATATGGTTGCTGGAATGTGGAGTTTGGATTTAGTTATGCTTGTGGTTTGTGCCAATGAAGGTTGGATGAATATGACTGAAGAGCATGCTAAAGTAGCTTTATCTCTTGGTATAAGAAATATAATATGCGTAATTAATAAAATAGATTTGGTTGATGATGATAAATTAAAAGAAAGCGAAGAAGATATTAAAAAAAATCTGTATAGAATATTCAATAAAGATATGGAAATAGTAAAAGTGTCGGCTTTAAATGGTACTAATATAGACTTTTTAAAAGATAGAATAACTGATATATTATCAAATGAAAAATATGAAGATGATATAACAACTTATATTTATGTGGACAGAGTATTTTCTATAAAGGGAGCAGGACTTACTGTTACAGGAAGTATTAGAGGCGGTAATATAAAAAGAGATGATACTTTGATACATTATCCAAGCGGAAAAGAAATTTTAATAAGAAATATTCAGTCGTATCATGAAGACAAAGAAATTGTTTACCCAGCTTCAAGAATAGCTATCAATATCAAAAATATTAAAAAAGAAGAAATAAGAAGAGGGCATTTATTATCCTGTAAGGAAGAAAAAATATTTTCAACAGATGAAATAATATTGGAGCTTATTAATAAAGATGATATTCAATATTTAAAAAAAATAAAGAATGCTGAATTTGCAGTAGGAACTGAATGCTTAATTGCACAAATAATACCTATTTATAAAACATATTCAAATGATAATACTGACAAATATAATAAAAATAATAAAGAAATAGACAGCAGATTTATAAGATTAAAATTTAATGAGCCTATATCAGCATTTTGGAAAGAAAGAGGAATATTAATAAGCCAAGGCGGAAGTAAAATAATAGCTTCTGGGAATGTATTTTGGGGAGAAAAAACTACTCCTTTTATTAGAAAAAGAATTATTGATAATGCCGGCAGTATTTTAGGAGAAGTAAAAAGAGAAAAATATAATGATTTATTTATGTCAGTTAATGGTTATTGTGAAGCTAAGGGAGAGATTCCTGATTATTCTATTAAAGTTTCAAATTTTTTTGTTAAAAAGGATTATTTAAATAGTTCATTAGAAAAATTAAAAAATCTAATAGAAAACAAAAAAGAGGGTATAAGTTTTGAAGATATAAGAAATTATTTAAATATTAATAATTCATTTACAAAAGTATTTATAGCTTATTTAGTTGAAAATAAAATAATAATGCCTTTTAATAACATATATAAAAAATATAGTGAAAACATTGATTTAAATAATTCTCAGAAATTATTATTAGAAAAATTAAAAAAAGAAGATTTAAACGGATTGGATGAAAAAATTATAAAAACATTTACTAATGGAATGAAAGATATAAAAGTATTATCCTTATCAAAAAAAGCTGTGTATCTTGATGAGGGTATATATTATCATATAGATGTTTATAATAGAATAAAAAAACTTATTATGCAAAATACAAAAACTAATGATATAATAACTATAGCATCTGTACGAGATAAGACAGGACTTTCAAGAAAATATGTGCTTCCTATATTAAATGCATTAGAAAGAGAGAAATTAGTAAGAAGAGAAGGAAGTGAAAGAATAGTGCTTTAATATTTATTGACTTATTTTATAATCCCACCCTATAGGCTTTCTACTATTTATAGAATTATAATATTATTTTTCTTTTAAATTATAAACTCATATTTTAGCTGCCCGCCCAATTTGTTTTAAATTTATAACATACATTTCCGCACGGTAAATGAAATTATGAATGTAGCTTAATCAATAATTGCAATTTAAATTATAAACTAAGATTTTATTTAACGTGCGTTAAAGAGATCAAAATATATAATAAAAATTTGTTTGTGAATAAATCACAAAATATTAAAAATTTTTTATTAAAATTATAAAGTTGTTATTTAAAATAAAAAACAAATAATGTATATATAATTATCTTTATATAACATTATTTGTTTTTATATATTTTAACTTATTTTATTTTCGCTATAAATATATCCTCTATTTTTTCAACACTTTCTATTGCTTTAATTATAGAATTAATATTAACATCTTTAAGAACAAACATGAAATTTCCATTTCTTTCTACGCTTTTTTCAATATTAATATCATAAAAAGCCTCATTGAATACAAGCAGATTATTATTATCTGATTTAAATCTTACATAAAAAGTTTCATTTTTTTCTTTAAAATCTTTTACTTTAAGCTCTTTATTTTCTTCTACAAAACCAAGTATCGGTATTCTAAGCTCATCAGTAATTAAACTATTTCTAGCCAAAGTAACAGCATCAGAAACTATAGCACTGCTTGTAGGTCTTCCTCCAGCACCTGAACCATAGAATACAGTATCTCCGGAACGATCCCCAACTACAGTTATGGCATTAAATGCATAATCAACTTTAGAAAGCATATTCTTATCATTAAGTAATGTAGGTATAACATATATATAAGCATTATCATTATTATCTAATGCAGCTTCTGCTATTAATTTAATAGTAAGTCCAAGCTCGGAAGCAAAAACAATATCATCTAATATAATATTTCTTATACCTTTTATAAATATTTTGTCAAAACTTATAATGTTGCAGAAAGCTATAGATGAAAGTATGCATAATTTATGAGCGGTATCTATTCCGTCAATATCAAATGTTGGATCAGCTTCAGCATATCCTTTATCCTGAGCATCTTTTAGAACATCCTTAAAATCTAAATTATTCTTAGTCATATTAGTTAAAATATAATTACAAGTTCCATTTAATATTCCATAAACATTTTGCAT
It encodes the following:
- the selA gene encoding L-seryl-tRNA(Sec) selenium transferase encodes the protein MNNKFNLIQTNAVLEDESIKPYHKIISRPIAADIIRETLERLRTQLKNNSELKYDKKDIIKLCEVEIKKKANLTIKKVINATGTIMHTNLGRSPIDAEIWDSVRELNINSNNLEYNINNESRGMRGEFIYSLLRKITGAEDALVVNNNAAAVFLILTALASDKEVIVARGEQVQIGGGFRIPDILKEASAKLVEIGTTNIVDIKDYKEAITENTAMILKVHTSNFKIRGFVKFPSLKKLRETIPDNIPLVYDEGAGIFDESISEEEHIKSALKSGADLVCFSGDKMFSSVQAGIIVGKKKYIEKIYKHPLMRAFRCGKTVLSILEKSIIKRLNTEGNFKGYCETLLSIDKEMIKQKALKIIENIEGFEVVEEDIETGGGAMPDTFYPSYAISFKPKDIKVVIKFMHNLDVPIIPKVKKDSVLIYVITINDEDINYIKEVLKKIKDTSF
- the selB gene encoding selenocysteine-specific translation elongation factor, translating into MNKIIGTAGHVDHGKSQLIKALTGISMMRLPEEKQRGMTIDLGFGFFKPNDDITIGVIDVPGHERFIRNMVAGMWSLDLVMLVVCANEGWMNMTEEHAKVALSLGIRNIICVINKIDLVDDDKLKESEEDIKKNLYRIFNKDMEIVKVSALNGTNIDFLKDRITDILSNEKYEDDITTYIYVDRVFSIKGAGLTVTGSIRGGNIKRDDTLIHYPSGKEILIRNIQSYHEDKEIVYPASRIAINIKNIKKEEIRRGHLLSCKEEKIFSTDEIILELINKDDIQYLKKIKNAEFAVGTECLIAQIIPIYKTYSNDNTDKYNKNNKEIDSRFIRLKFNEPISAFWKERGILISQGGSKIIASGNVFWGEKTTPFIRKRIIDNAGSILGEVKREKYNDLFMSVNGYCEAKGEIPDYSIKVSNFFVKKDYLNSSLEKLKNLIENKKEGISFEDIRNYLNINNSFTKVFIAYLVENKIIMPFNNIYKKYSENIDLNNSQKLLLEKLKKEDLNGLDEKIIKTFTNGMKDIKVLSLSKKAVYLDEGIYYHIDVYNRIKKLIMQNTKTNDIITIASVRDKTGLSRKYVLPILNALEREKLVRREGSERIVL
- a CDS encoding homoserine dehydrogenase yields the protein MVKKKEFKVAVAGYGHVGKDTVKTIIENNSIMEKRTGIKLTIKTIFSRNIDKVKDDKFLDKIEIKTKDLNDILNDNDIDIVIEVLGGMDTAKELLMKTNKPVVTANKALLANCFGELIKNRKTDIAFEASVAGAIPIIKAMKESLVSDRMQNVYGILNGTCNYILTNMTKNNLDFKDVLKDAQDKGYAEADPTFDIDGIDTAHKLCILSSIAFCNIISFDKIFIKGIRNIILDDIVFASELGLTIKLIAEAALDNNDNAYIYVIPTLLNDKNMLSKVDYAFNAITVVGDRSGDTVFYGSGAGGRPTSSAIVSDAVTLARNSLITDELRIPILGFVEENKELKVKDFKEKNETFYVRFKSDNNNLLVFNEAFYDINIEKSVERNGNFMFVLKDVNINSIIKAIESVEKIEDIFIAKIK